The following coding sequences lie in one Phalacrocorax aristotelis chromosome 2, bGulAri2.1, whole genome shotgun sequence genomic window:
- the TMEM200C gene encoding transmembrane protein 200C, which produces MIATGGLLRISARKQDPLRPQSQVPKHKRKAKKKRKNDVVVVKGKLKLFSLSGLIALCGILVLLVGIALAVVGYWPKPSQVYREGSFSGGRHLAPQGGTPKNHSRSQEGAQAGIHPESTPRANVSTAATTRGSPQSPPPSSSPQASVGFLFRLFSSYLHSDKLKVLGPLIMGIGIFLFICANAVLHENRDKKTKIINLRDLYSTVIDAHSLRAKDGGTPASAPLNGFVNYVQSRGLELKPGGEGLGAAAMLAKSSWPPGLGISLSPPDLASSPRRSSFCTPPQPPSLAEAVYSIYRERAALAGHTVTSPPCSPPESWGRRSTASSIVGSSLSTFTLLPLAPGGGGGGWRRPPGERGAREIPRGEFELSLTDLSSSHVEGGCETRRHKLVLRRQSTSCLPDARRPLFPEPLRSLPLSRGPNSTLLVKASSSYSKSLDLGGSPPSTPPAITRTDSQSSQSEPSSSNKGYSHLEEAGTSLESVANTPASKIQDCEEELAEKTDLLKATSREQAGEQSQQTQRQYTNKEKLFMISRSHAALGLEDGELESTGI; this is translated from the coding sequence ATGATCGCCACTGGAGGCCTCCTGAGGATCTCAGCTAGGAAACAGGACCCCTTGCGACCCCAAAGTCAAGTCCCCAAACACAAACGCAAGGCCAAAAAGAAGCGCAAGAACGACGTGGTGGTCGTGAAAGGCAAACTCAAGCTATTCTCCCTCTCAGGGCTCATCGCCCTCTGTGGCATCCTGGTACTGCTGGTGGGCATCGCCTTGGCTGTGGTGGGCTACTGGCCAAAGCCCAGCCAGGTGTACAGAGAAGGCAGCTTCAGCGGGGGTCGACACCTGGCACCACAGGGTGGCACCCCCAAGAACCACTCCCGGAGCCAGGAAGGGGCACAAGCGGGGATCCATCCGGAGTCAACCCCCAGAGCCAACGTCTCCACCGCTGCTACCACGCGGGGGTCCCCACagtccccccccccttcctcgTCCCCCCAGGCCTCGGTGGGTTTCCTTTTCCGTCTTTTCTCGAGCTACTTGCATTCAGACAAGCTGAAAGTGCTGGGCCCCCTCATCATGGGTATCGGCATCTTCCTCTTCATCTGCGCCAATGCGGTATTGCATGAGAACCGCGACAAGAAGACCAAGATCATCAACCTGCGTGACCTCTACTCCACCGTCATCGATGCCCATAGCCTGCGAGCCAAGGATGGAGGCACCCCGGCCTCAGCCCCTCTCAATGGCTTTGTCAACTACGTGCAGTCCCGGGGCCTGGAGCTAAAGCCTGGCGGTGAAGGCCTGGGTGCTGCGGCCATGCTGGCCAAGAGCTCCTGGCCACCAGGACTGGGCATCTCCCTTTCCCCGCCAGACCTGGCATCCTCGCCACGGCGTTCCTCCTTCTGCACCCCACCGCAGCCACCCAGCCTGGCCGAGGCTGTGTACAGCATCTACCGGGAGCGTGCTGCTCTTGCTGGCCACACGGTCACCAGcccaccctgcagcccaccGGAGAGCTGGGGCCGGCgcagcacagccagctccaTCGTCGGCTCTTCACTGAGTACTTTCACCCTCCTGCCCTTGGCCCCGGGCGGCGGAGGGGGAGGCTGGCGGAGGCCCCCCGGTGAGCGGGGTGCCCGGGAGATCCCACGGGGGGAGTTTGAACTGAGCCTGACCgacctcagcagcagccacgTTGAGGGAGGCTGTGAGACGAGGAGGCACAAGCTGGTTCTCAGGCGGCAGAGCACCAGCTGCTTGCCTGATGCCAGGCGTCCCCTTTTCCCTGAGCCACTTAGGTCCCTGCCTCTCAGTAGGGGCCCAAACtccaccctcttggtaaaggCATCTTCTAGCTACTCCAAATCTCTGGATCTTGGGGGGTCGCCCCCCTCAACCCCTCCTGCCATCACCAGGACGGACTCCCAGAGCTCCCAGTCTGAGCCTTCCAGCAGCAATAAGGGCTACAGCCACCTGGAGGAGGCAGGCACCTCCTTGGAGTCAGTTGCCAACACCCCAGCCAGTAAAATCCAGGACTGTGAGGAGGAACTAGCTGAGAAGACAGACCTCCTCAAGGCTACCAGCAGAGAACAAGCAGGGGAGCAATCCCAGCAAACTCAAAGACAATACACAAATAAAGAGAAACTCTTTATGATTTCTAGGTCGCATGCTGCATTAGGGCTGGAGGACGGGGAACTGGAGAGTACTGGCAtctaa